A portion of the Leptospira noumeaensis genome contains these proteins:
- a CDS encoding acyl-CoA thioesterase, with protein MIRTEIQIRFNDMDPMQRVNNSSYSTYLELARLDFCNRYLNVVDLDDIPFVLARVEMDLKASVLPGASIFVATWVSAIGTTSWEFSYEIRDQKTNELYVSAKTVQVYFDYRAKTKKPIPPDFLKSLEKERL; from the coding sequence ATGATTCGTACTGAAATTCAAATTCGATTTAATGACATGGACCCTATGCAGCGAGTCAATAACTCAAGTTATTCGACGTATTTAGAATTAGCAAGATTAGATTTTTGTAATCGTTATTTGAATGTTGTTGATTTGGATGACATTCCTTTTGTTCTGGCACGAGTGGAAATGGATTTAAAGGCATCTGTATTACCAGGAGCTTCCATTTTTGTTGCAACTTGGGTATCTGCCATTGGGACTACTTCTTGGGAATTTTCTTACGAAATTCGTGATCAAAAAACAAATGAACTTTATGTGTCTGCAAAAACAGTACAAGTATATTTTGATTATAGGGCCAAAACCAAAAAACCAATCCCTCCTGATTTTTTAAAATCATTAGAGAAGGAACGTTTGTAA
- the queG gene encoding tRNA epoxyqueuosine(34) reductase QueG codes for MTNPVYQIRSQIKTICEKEGFSLVGFAEAKIPNADREHLDQWIQEERFGNMDWFAKDHAVGIRNDFQNLGLAPRSVICLGFVYRSSEGETILSQMESKVSRYALGSDYHLILKEKGNRILKILREKFPGFKFRQSVDSLPIAEKILTKESGIVWQGKNTNLIHPKLGSYFFLSTILTDLDLGGPEPEEIITDHCGSCRKCLDVCPTGALEEYQIDARKCISYLTIEDRSETEATESFLKWERKGWVYGCDLCQEVCPWNANVAKRNKVETTEPEFLPRSFWTDPEFLEKKSLTKEEFNEYFKDSPIERIGFEIWNRNLQQREKKESN; via the coding sequence ATGACAAATCCAGTATACCAGATTCGTTCTCAAATTAAAACCATTTGTGAAAAAGAAGGATTTTCTTTGGTGGGATTTGCGGAAGCAAAAATTCCAAATGCAGACCGCGAACATTTAGACCAATGGATTCAGGAAGAACGGTTTGGGAATATGGATTGGTTTGCCAAAGACCATGCAGTTGGCATCAGAAACGATTTTCAAAATTTGGGTCTTGCTCCAAGATCTGTGATTTGCCTTGGGTTTGTTTATAGGTCAAGTGAAGGCGAAACAATTCTTTCGCAGATGGAATCCAAAGTTTCTCGTTATGCGTTAGGTTCTGATTATCACTTGATTCTAAAGGAAAAAGGGAATCGAATTTTAAAAATTCTTCGCGAAAAATTTCCAGGTTTTAAATTCCGGCAATCGGTAGATAGTTTGCCAATAGCCGAAAAAATTCTCACAAAAGAATCGGGGATTGTTTGGCAGGGCAAAAACACAAATCTCATCCATCCAAAACTTGGATCTTACTTTTTTCTTTCGACCATTCTCACCGATTTAGACTTAGGCGGCCCAGAACCAGAAGAAATCATCACTGACCACTGTGGAAGTTGTCGTAAGTGTTTGGATGTTTGTCCTACAGGTGCACTCGAAGAATACCAAATTGATGCTAGAAAATGTATTTCTTACTTAACGATTGAAGACCGGAGCGAAACCGAAGCCACGGAATCTTTTTTAAAATGGGAACGCAAAGGTTGGGTGTATGGTTGCGATCTTTGCCAAGAGGTTTGTCCTTGGAATGCCAATGTCGCCAAACGAAACAAAGTGGAAACCACGGAACCTGAATTTTTACCCAGATCTTTCTGGACAGATCCAGAGTTTTTAGAAAAAAAATCTCTCACTAAAGAAGAGTTTAATGAATATTTTAAAGATTCCCCAATCGAAAGGATTGGATTTGAAATTTGGAATCGGAATTTACAACAAAGAGAAAAAAAAGAATCAAACTAA
- a CDS encoding LIC_11502 family protein: MGTEGNEVYLTEIQGQLPSHLFVHVPKLVSLFPQIEALVTLPKGIPDLLRKGIYFALLQSVVRLLERNTDPLLPEILPEYGELIRSVSETYSILNPDTESNWLTECIQYGDKSAYHWEWKHFDSRELF; this comes from the coding sequence ATGGGTACAGAGGGGAACGAAGTTTATCTTACAGAAATCCAAGGCCAGTTGCCAAGCCATTTGTTTGTTCATGTCCCAAAACTAGTTTCGCTCTTCCCGCAAATAGAAGCACTGGTGACTCTTCCCAAGGGAATTCCAGATCTATTACGAAAGGGAATTTATTTTGCCCTACTCCAATCGGTGGTGAGACTTCTCGAAAGAAACACAGACCCACTCCTTCCCGAAATCCTTCCTGAGTATGGGGAACTCATTCGTTCGGTTTCCGAAACCTATTCGATCCTCAATCCCGATACAGAATCCAACTGGCTTACGGAATGCATTCAATATGGAGATAAGTCAGCTTACCATTGGGAATGGAAACATTTTGATTCACGTGAGTTGTTCTAA
- the thiE gene encoding thiamine phosphate synthase → MANKKPITGVYLVTDRPLCLHHSLAEVVRLSALGGVSFVQLREKETDSRQFLELAKHLKNILTPFSIPLLINDRLDICLAAGADGVHLGQSDLPWREARRILGNDALIGLSLETKEDYHSLIQTHPNPELDYLAVSPVFDTSTKTNTKPAWGLTGVTWLKTQTNLPIVAIGGVNESNAEAIVEAGADSLAVVSAICSAKDPKLATENLTKKFQY, encoded by the coding sequence ATGGCGAATAAAAAACCAATCACTGGGGTTTATCTGGTAACGGATAGACCCTTATGCCTCCACCATAGTTTGGCAGAGGTAGTGCGACTTTCTGCTCTCGGAGGTGTTTCTTTTGTGCAACTTCGGGAAAAAGAAACGGACAGCCGCCAGTTTTTAGAACTAGCGAAACATTTAAAAAATATCCTTACACCTTTTTCCATTCCTCTTCTCATCAATGACCGTTTAGATATTTGTTTGGCGGCCGGAGCTGATGGAGTCCATCTGGGACAATCCGATTTACCTTGGCGGGAAGCACGCCGGATCTTAGGAAACGATGCCCTCATTGGTTTATCATTAGAAACAAAAGAGGATTATCACTCTCTCATTCAAACCCACCCGAATCCTGAGTTAGATTATTTGGCAGTTTCTCCTGTATTTGATACCAGCACAAAAACCAATACAAAACCTGCTTGGGGGTTAACGGGAGTTACTTGGCTAAAAACCCAAACAAACCTTCCCATCGTTGCGATTGGCGGCGTGAATGAATCCAATGCAGAAGCCATCGTCGAAGCAGGAGCCGATTCCCTGGCAGTTGTCAGTGCGATTTGTTCTGCTAAAGATCCAAAACTGGCAACTGAGAATTTAACGAAAAAATTCCAGTATTAG
- a CDS encoding OmpA family protein: MLVGIGFLLLWIWRKSPKTNSYALPLRKETPQALEKNTKVFVSDIREFSVFFSADSSQLEKDSIETLRTNLDPSILSQIGYISLTGSADASGPLAKNRRLVKDRVRTVERYLVSLGIPKDKMNQTYLEPSIGNGSASRRGLRSVKIQIQIET, from the coding sequence ATGTTAGTCGGAATAGGTTTTCTCCTTCTTTGGATTTGGAGAAAAAGTCCAAAAACTAACAGCTATGCACTTCCTTTACGCAAAGAAACACCGCAAGCACTGGAAAAAAATACGAAAGTATTCGTATCGGATATCCGGGAATTTTCTGTTTTTTTTAGTGCTGATTCTTCTCAATTGGAAAAAGATTCGATAGAAACCTTACGAACAAACTTGGATCCTTCTATCCTCTCCCAAATAGGATATATCAGTTTAACTGGTTCAGCAGATGCCTCAGGCCCTTTGGCAAAAAACCGACGTTTGGTAAAAGATAGAGTCCGAACGGTGGAACGGTATTTGGTTTCTTTAGGAATTCCTAAAGATAAAATGAATCAAACGTATTTAGAACCAAGTATCGGTAATGGTTCTGCTTCGCGTAGGGGTTTGCGTTCGGTAAAGATCCAAATCCAAATAGAAACATAA